Part of the Apostichopus japonicus isolate 1M-3 chromosome 18, ASM3797524v1, whole genome shotgun sequence genome, GACCATAGACTGCTCCCTCGTCTTAATACCCACTGGGGGGATGACCATAGACTGCTCCCTCATCTTGATACCCACTGGGGGGATGACCATAGACTGCTCCCTCGTCTTGATACCCACTGGGGGGGTGGATGACCATAGACTGCTCCCGCGTCTTGATACCCACTGGGGGATGACCATAGACTGCTCCCTCATCTTGATACCCACTGGGGGATGACCATAGACTGCTCCCTCGGCTTGATAGCCACTGGGGGGGGGATGACCATAGACTGCTCCCTCGTCTTGATACCCACTTTGGGTGGGATAACCATAGACTGCTCCCTCGGCTTGATACCGCTAACAACAGGGACATAGTCTAAGGGGGATGACCATAACTGCTCCCTCATCTTGATACACTGGGGTGATGACCATAGACTGCTCCCTCGGCTTGATAACGCAAACAACAGGGACATagtctagggggggggggatgaccATAGACTGCTCCCTCGCCTTGATACCCACTGGAGGGGGATGACCATAGACTGCTCCCTCCGCTTGGGACCCAGGGGGGGTGACCATAGGCTGCTCCCTCATCTTGATACCCACTGGGGGGATGAACATAGACTGCTCCCGCATCTTGGTACGGACTGGGGGGATGACCATAGACTGCTCCCTCGTCTTGATACCCACTTGGGGGGAGGACCATAGACTGCTCCCTCAGATTGATACCCACTGGGGGGATGACCATATACTGCTCCCTCGGCTTGATATCCACTGGGGGATGACCATGCATAGACTGCTCCCTCATCTTGATACCCACTGGGGGATGACCATAGACTGCTCCCTCGTCTTGATACCCACTGGGGGATGACCATAGACTGCTCCCTTGGCTTGATAACCACTGGGGGATGACCATATACTGCTTCCTCATCTTGATACCCACGGGGGGGTGACCATAAACTGCTCCCTCGTCTTGATACCCTCTGGGGGGATGACCATAGACTGCTCCCTCATCTTGATACCCACTGGGGGGATGACCATAAACTGCTCCCTCGTCTTGAACTCTTGATACCCACTGGGGGGATGACCATAGACTGCTCCCTTGGCTTGATAACGCAAACAACAGGGACATAGTCTAGGGGGGATGACCATATATGCTCCCTCATTTTGATACCCACTGGGGTGGATGACCAAAGACTGCTCCCTCGGCTTAATTGATAACAACTACCTACAGTTGTGGATAACCATTATAAAAGTACATGATAAGCAGTTACATTTCAAATTGAAATCGGAATGATATGGGCCTACATATTTCAGATTCTTCCATTTTCAAAATGCCATTATTCATGGTATGGTTTCTTGCCAGATGGTTTCCATTGCCAATGTTACCTACATCTGATCTGCCTTATTCCCTCAGGAGTTTACAAATGCTCTTCCTTTTCTTACCCATTCATGACTCCAAAGAAATAAACTGGACCCTATAAGCTGCACTCAGTAAAAACATAGTGCATGAAAAGAGCAGAGACTGACAACTTTTAATTAATGCAGATTTTTTGTTTAGCTGTGAAATTATTGTATTTTGACGACTACTATAAACAATATGCTAAATTGATCTAAATAAGTGATTTCTAAAGATTTGATATATGCTGCACAGGCATCTTTTGTGTAAATTGTCACTGGGAGCAATCTTTCTTGTCATCCATGCCATATGCTGGTAGATTGGTTCCTCTTGTTCTATAGAAACCCTTCATTACCCTCTCAATCCGAGCATGTTGGCGACATGGCCCCTCTAGAGCTTCGCGGTGACCATATGCCGATGACGACAGAACTGGTATGACCTTTTGTGACTCTTCTCCATGTACGTCCAACCCTATGGTATGTTCCCGATCATCCCGGTGTAGCTTGCATTGGTATCCCTGCTTCACATGGAACAGTCGGTCGTAGGTCGAATTTGGTTGATGCTGGATTAGAAAGGGGACAGTAATGGCAGAATGTAAAATGGTTCTCATGCCGGGAGACAAAATATCCACACTTTCAATTGAAATCATCTCAACTTCTTATTTCGAAATCTAGATATAATCGTTTGAAGCAGGAATTTCAAGAGCCAATTATGCTACcaaaccccacccctcccctccccctcacatgggcgggattacggggggaaAGAGGGGGCATtttccccccactttttcccaaaccttagttcactttttttgtcgtttttgcagccaaatgtgcacaaccctaatcgaaattattcactatcaaataggcctatttgtttcgaatctaagtcgaatttgtgtttaacatcgtaacatgtagcatgaaTAACTgaagctggagctagcacattgttcgcagcacaggttacgaatcctggagctaacacactagcgattcaattctgcatgtgatgaatccgcggcatgtgctacagtgctacagaagcttcaggaattgattttcaacgttgctgctctactgaatgcgttgaataactcaagggcgtaggaaccggggggggggctgtgggtgccatccccccagtgaaaaatgtggaggggcggaagtatcattccgcccccccccccgcttcgcaagtcagaaaaccccattttcatttccaaatgagaaaaaaaatctcatttggagcaccaaattgcatctaaggccaggtgaaaatgcaaaattatatacaaaatggagtgggtaggttgaagtgtgctatattgcaccaaattgcatctgaggccacctggaaatgcaaaaaaaaaatccaaaggggagggggacacccccctccccttagacccctcccccaggccggccatcagtcttcagcccccccccccactcaaaagtaccttcctatgccactggaataactaaatccagagaaacgattttcaAAAGCCAGAATTGCATATTGGGTttttatcaataattaaattcaatacactgacatATGACACACCCCCCATCCCAACCCCAGTGGTCTAGCCCTTCATTAACAGTAAGTAACATTCAAGTATTTATTATGAATTTCTATGTTGCCTGATAATCTGGCAATAGTTCAAAAATAATGCTGGTACTGCcaggtaataatttcattttcaaatctcaGCCAGTACTATGAAATGACCCGTAAATATATTGCTCCATGTTGCACCTAGTCGCATTGTAAAATCCAAAAAGTCACCCCGCCTCgacttcagtggcgacggaaccggtggacttgaggggcttatcccccatgaaaaaagtgggggggggtaaaggtatgttcagcccccaatatttgccaagttctccaagaagtggggaccgcggggagaatttcgaagtgggtgctgaacatattcttgatcggtccaatgcacaatatactaataattttagggggaaagaactgtctagatgcgatttattgttaccagaagtgtcatttttgctgatctaggatttcctttttgcttaaatttcgacgcgccgcgccaactgatggtggtgcaccgtcgaaatagtgacgtataagcttcagttgtacatcaccatataagttcttctatctgTCCTCCCTAACtttacacacgttcattaattgtttagatgcaatttaaagcctatatgggtgttaattttaccgatctaagggtacctttcatcgaaaatttcgaggctccttgccaaccgatgatggcgctccgcttagatagtgacgtataacaaaagttgcacatcaccatctgaccatatgctctactatcaatcctcttcaaatttttaaacgataattaactaactagatacaattgcagacatgagatatttcaaggatgggtacatgcagcttagagcactcgggaagtgccgtttccggccatctggagggtttgtaaagcccaaAAATtgcttgtacgctccgcgccaccgatggtggcgctccgcttagatagtcttgctgacaggtttgccccccccccccactttcacaactcaaatcccgccctgCCCCCTCATTTTGGTTTATGAAGTCTTCATAAATTCATGGACTGAGAATGCATTACACGTTCTCCCACATTTGCCTGAGCCCCCTAATTGACCCCAAGGTTGAAACCCCTCGTGATCCATCCTGGTCGGTCCTGGTTTGAAGGCGAAACAAGTTTAATGCAACTCGGTGGCAAACTGGCAACATGTCTGTGACATAATATTTGTTACGGTCCATTTAACTAATAGTCATTTCattgattgaaataaaataagatTCTGACGGTTAACTCACAAGAATACAATCAAGATTCCTAGCGAAACCACTACTGAGTTAATGTGGGTAATGAATATTCGGTGACTGGACGCTGAGTAAATCTTGCTCACGCGACCTCTTATCTGACGTTTTCTAGGGCTGTGTAAGCACAGCGTGTACGTGTGCGATCAGGATAGGGCTATATGTTTAGTGGAACAAGTAGTCGCTATATGTAGTGCCAAAGACGCTTTCTAATACCAGATATCACGTAGAAACGTAATATATTTAAAGTAGAATACTTACGcgtttttcattattaaaataattatggTGTGTCGCCATTTCTTCTTTAGACGGAAGCTGATGTTGGATTCCTGGCCATTCTGCTGAATTGTTGCCTTTCGTTGCTAAATGATTCGCTCggattttcttctctct contains:
- the LOC139958989 gene encoding cilia- and flagella-associated protein 90-like, which codes for MAYPGNGQRMSNYGLKTPTPEESKLLWIEIVAREKKIRANHLATKGNNSAEWPGIQHQLPSKEEMATHHNYFNNEKRHQPNSTYDRLFHVKQGYQCKLHRDDREHTIGLDVHGEESQKVIPVLSSSAYGHREALEGPCRQHARIERVMKGFYRTRGTNLPAYGMDDKKDCSQ